The region CAAAATTGGCTGAAAAATTGTAATTTGAGCTCATTACATGTAAGGTTGTTAGAATTGATGTTTTAGCgatgtattaataaataataaacttgtatATGCGTCCACGTAAATTATCATTTGAATTGCGATTGCAAAGTTTAGAcccaacattttttaaacatatactaACAAAATGTGTATGATACACTAATTTACCAAAGATCCTTAACCAGGTATCTGAGAGCATATACCTTGAGCATAATATCCAAGACCACCATAAGAATAAGCTATGAAGTTTGCAGATGCTATTCAAATTATAAGAGTTTTCGCTTCCGTAATACTTGATCTTCTCATAAAAATCCATAGTTTGTGTTACGGTTTCACTCAATATTGCTTCCTCGAATACTATTTTAGCATTTGTAAGTTTATTGAAAGCTGGTTTTATTTGATTGCGTACACCGGATTGCGATTAAATTGGAAAATTCTTATCCATAATTACAATTGATAATGGTCCATTTTATCCATCAAAGGTAGTGGAAAGTAAATAGTAAAAGCTCAAATAGTTTTACTGTGCATGTGTTATATATTGGTCTGACTTGTTTGTATAACCAGTTGGTTTGGCAAGCTTATTCCGGGATTCGTTTCGTTGAAACTAGCAACGTTCCCGAAGTAATTAATATTTGCTGATTAACATCACAACATATAAAACTCGATCGTAAGTTCAGTTATGAACTGCTCAATAATATTTCAGAAATAAAGAACACCTTGTGTTTTTGCTTATACTTATGCATGTTTTACGTGTATCGTTTATTTAATATTCCGATAAATTAAACATTCTGTATTTAATCTAGTAGACTTATGGTAAAGTAAACACGATCCCGCAAACACGAactaaataatgaacatttaaaacTGAACATATATTATCGAAAGCAATACCGAAGTAAAAAATTgacatattgttattatttaaagcaTGATCAAGACATCTGTCCGCGCCTAAGACTGCATTATGTGTACCAGGTGTGCTTCCATGCACGGCTACCTAATTAAATAATAGAATTCACGAAAGTAAAAAAAGTATTGATAATTATAGCTGCGATTGCTAGCTATTACGTTGTTAAAGAAAGATTTTCAAAGTTgctcttatcttattatttgggggggggggggggggggagccgGAGTAGCCGGAAGTATCCCCACATTTTCAGTACGTTCACCACCATCCAAACTCAAATGCTTCCGTGATCGCGAATCAAACCCTTGCTGCATGGGAGAGGTGTTTACCATTTACTGAACTATCCCGATTTTGGATACTTATGATGGgctattaaacacattaaattaatgtaATATCACACATTATCGTCCGCTTGTTTGAAACAAGCGCTAAACGAAGCAAAATGTTGTATAAGTGTACAAATCCAATGTCATACTCATATTTCTTTGATGTATCTTTAGGGGCAGGCTAGGTAAAACAGTATCATCATTTTTTATTGTGTTTGCAAACATCATTGGTGAATATTTGCGTTCCCAACCAATTTACTACCGCTATTGATAGTGTATCTGTTTTTGTGTACATATTTGCTGATGAAATAGCACATGTTCAACTGATACCCCTAGTCAACATTACTATATGCTTATTATGAATATTACAAAAATGGAGTCTTTTGCGAATATATACTTGATTGTTCTGTTGTTTCGAATTCATAACATTTCTTACACCTGTTTTTGCTTTATTTACGCCAGATATAGGCATTTTTTGCTTATTATACATTTCTTTCCTATATTAGTAGTCTTATAATCAGAATTTCATACAACATTTTGTGTACAGCCAAAATTAtgcgtatttgtttttttttaatttgattgtatttttccaaaataacatatttgttgattatgcaaataaaaacacataagCCATATATGCATCGCTTCGTGAATTATATATTTAGTTGAATTATCGGTTCGTTACTTGCATACAACTCAATGAACATGGTTACCGCAAATCAACCATGTTAATAGTGTTACTACAAATCAACCATGTCAATATGTCTTTCGTTTTACAGCGTTTTCAAAAAGCGAACTTGTAATCATCATTGCTGCTGCCGCTGTGGCACTAATTATAGCAGCAAACATATCAATCTGCGCATATTGGAGATATAAAACGCACCCAAGCGGTACGTAACTTGTCTGTATGAACACGATATAAAGACGTAAATAAGTGGGAGAAAAATATAGCGTcttaaatgtacatgcattttaaCTTTTATCATTGATTGAGGTAATCACTCAAgttttcctttaattattttcgGTAGAATCATTTTAAAAATAGCTGCATGCAATAAGCAGCACGGATAACCAGCACGcattattgtattaatgtttttgCTCATTTGTTTAATAGTAACGTGTTTGTTAATTTACAGATCAGCAGACAGCGACAGTCATGTTAAGTAGCATAGATGTAACCTCTGAAGAGAACACACATGTTCATTACCACGAGATCGCAGATACGCAAATTGAGCCCATGACTGGCGGTTCAACGTTGCAGAACAATATGGACAGAACCCATCACCAATCATACACAGCAAGTCCAATTGAAAACGTTGATAGTATTATCTTAACGCAAGCAACTACCACTTATAATATTTCCCATGCACCGAGGTGTCACTTTTCTCAGTTTGTAACCCGGATGAAAAGCGATGTTTCATCACCCAGTACCTACTCCACAACCGCAGCTACAAAAGCAGGGAAGCGCTTTCCTTTCTTGGCCTTAGCAGAGATAAACTTGTCCGACGGTAAGAATGAGACATGCGAGCTATTTCAGCGAAACACTCTTCTAATTTGTTATAATGTAAGACCAAATTGGAATAAGAAAGCACTGACATAAACATATTCAGAACAATAAAAGCaaaccgaaaaaaatatataattataaggaatatttatttaatcaGGAAATCAAATACTGTTATGTTAAATGTGCGTAAATTATCTCATAATTGTTAAAGTAGTATGTGAAACCAATGAAGAATCGTAGTATACACAATACGAACAATAACTTTTCTAACATATTTGCAGAAATGGAGGGATCTTCAGATGTCAAAACAGATGTATCATGTGAAAGGTTAAACAAGTTATTTCAAaacgtttaataatttattttgatatgATTCTTAAAGAATGTCGTATTTATGTACACCCATTTATAACGAGTAAGTTAGTATAATAATACACTCACAAGGATTTCTTCTTACAACATCAATTAATACGagtatgataaatataaataatgcgtgatcagtttaagaattaaaacacattcaaacAGTTGAGTAATGGTCTAACACATGGTTTCATTATGTGTTACTTACGTCATTTGATTTGATTTCATTCAGGGCGGATGTGGAACCCGAGCATTACGAGAATCTTGATCGAAGCCTAGGCGAAGATAGTTTGCAGTACAGCAATTTGGCTTgagcatacaacaacaacaaccaacagAAGGAAGTTTTCATATTAATTGTGTCATCTTTTTCAAGAGACTCAGTCGACAAAGCAAACTGCTTGATGTAGTTCATGCTGTAACTGCAATTAAAATTGCTTCTTTTTAACACAATTTGTAAATATGTCCATCCCGAAATTCGTCCGTTACCGAATGGCTTTTTTAATTGGAGGGTTTCGATATGCATTGGCTATTCTCGTATCCTTTACAATGAGTCGCGTGCTAAAATCTTTGATCGCGAATAGAACCAGCAATTGACAAATTGGCTATTCCGCAATAATACACTTTTTTCTTCGTTTTTTCGAAGTTCTCAATATTTCTTAAAGGCATTAATCATATGTATCATTTTTTAATGAGTTAACCTACAAAGCATAACGATAATCCGTTATGTGATTAACCttgttgaaatatctttataaattcGATCCTAGCATATTCATACAATCATATTATAATTTAGTTTTTCATCCATACATGGGGGTTAAAAGAGATAAATGTTTCTGCAATTGCAATATTTTCGGGTTGAATTTTGACAAAAATGCAGAGTTTCGCCATGAAGCCATTTAATTGTCATTCGCCTGAATGtctgtttttttatgtttataatattgaGTGTCACAATATGTTCATTATTCAAGTCCTTGCATATCCGCAACCTTAATGTAGTTGTCTGTAGATTTTTTTGATTGCTTTTTTTGCAGTTAAGATTACCTACTTAAGAGTGTTAATTTTTAGCAACGGTAAGCGGCATACTAAATATCAAAATGCATAAAGCAAATGTTAACTATTTTACATTTTCCCAACCCTTGTTTCAACGCTTATTACGACGCTCTGGATGACAACACAAACATATCAGATGAATTTCCAGCGTGATTTTGAGTTCAATGTTTTCACAAAGGCGGTTTTCCGAACGTGAAACGAAAATTCTTGATCACGAGCGAGAATGAATACTAAATCAATTTCAAGTTTCCATTTTTAAACATTATGAAGAAATTATGAACCCAATTTACGCACCCTACCGGTAGTTTGCGATTGTAAATACAGGACGCTTGACAAATGtaacattttgcttaaaatgTATGTACATATTTATGGGTATATTTATGTATTCGACAATAAAACGAAGTGCGTTAATCTTTTTGTATAAATGTCTTTTGTATATATAACCAAAACTAGTAACAGTTTGTCTGTATAATACCAAATACGATTACAGTACGGTATGTAAAGTTAACTTCTTTCtttcttaaaatagaaatataaatGCGTACATGTGGATTTTTCTGCAAACAAGACACTTGGTTGTATTACTACCATTTTTTATATACACGAACACATTTGTATTGTATATCTGCGCAATTTTATATGTAACAATATGCTTTAATAGtcttttttgttcaaaatatgttttgtgtacaACCGCCTTATTGTTTGCGTTTCACgacttattcattattttccatGTGAAATTCCATGCTTACATACCCTACAATGTAACGGTAGATATTAAATGTGCAAAGCTTTGTGACTATTTACGCTGCCAAAGTGTTTATATTACAAAAGTATGTTAACCTGTAAGATGTTAATATTTTTTGGATGGGAACCGTCCAGCAAACACACGAAAACATCCATGCACACATGGACGCACACAAGCACgcatacacacgcacacacgcatacacacacacacacacacgcacacgcacacacacacacacacacacacacacacacacacacacacacacacacacacacacacacacacacacacacacacacacacacacacacacacacacacacacacacacacacacacacacacacacacacacacacacacacacacacacacacacacacacacaccacacacacacacacacacacacacacacacacacacacacacacacacacacacacacacacacacacacacacacacacacacacacacacacacacacacacacacacacacaccacacacacacacacacacacacacacatttaaatgGTTGAAATTGAGGCTTGGACTCTGAGACTGATTAGTTTTTTTCATaagcatttttaatttattttggtatataCGCAAATGGCTATTCTAGTTCATTGTTGCATGATATTTAATGTAGCTCAAGAGAAATGAATACGAAAGACATAAATAAAGACActtttgtaattgttgttttttgtggtCGATTTTTTGTTGTATATCATTTAAAGGAGAGTCACGTAGAAAACAAAAGCGCAATAACggcatattaattatttttacagaTTATCATCATaagtttacaaaaagtaaaacgaaaaagTATAAATACCGGTGAACTACTTTTTAATTGTGAAGCTTGGAACCTACGACAATGTGGTGCGGGTAGGAAATAATGCTGAGTTGAACGTTCTGCGcaaataattatagtatagtaaTTATAGTATGCATTTTCTACCCGATGCATAAAGTACCGCATAAAGAAATCAGTAGCGCTTGTCGGGAATATTAGTAACGATTTCTACTACCGtgaacttatttattatttgacTTACAACACAACATGTTCCTGGCTGAACAAATGTAGTTTTGAGCTAATTACATGTAACGTTGTTAGAGTTGATGTTTTAGCgatgtatacataaataataaacttgtatGTGCGTACCCGTAAATCATCATTTGAATTGCGATTGCAAAGTTTAGACCCcatattgtttaaacatatacTAACGAAATGTGTTTGAGACACTAATTTACCAAAGATTTTAAACTGAGTATCTGAGTGCATATACTTTAAGCATAATATACAAGAACACCATGGGAATAAGATATGAAGTTTGCAGATGCTATTCAAAATTATAAGAGTTTTCGCTTCCGTAATACTTGATCTTCTCATAAAAATCCATAGTTTTTGTTACGGTTGCATTCAATATTTCCTCCTCGAATACCATTATAGCATTTGTAAGTTTATTGAAAGCTGGTTTTGTTTAAAAAGCTGTGTCTAACCACCTGTTTATTATAAACTCTTTTTGAATCAGTGTTATAAAGACGACTTGTAATTTACAATGTACATGGCTGTGCGTGTATGAAAAGAAATATAATCACATAATATTGCAAATTTTTGGTATTGCAGTGACAGAGTTGGCTCTCAAAATAGCCGGACCATTCGTATTGTTATACATCGGCATGGCACTGTTTATATTTCGAAAGAAACTCTGCTCCATATGTGGACAGAACAACGGTGAATACGATTCAGTCTTTCTTAATAGAATTTGGTTTactttgtaatatttaaataactgATCGTAATTTGTCATATAtgaataattgtttaacattttaagaAAAGTATTTTCAATTATGAATTCATCCATGTCATACCATCAATATTATCCAACAACTATAACAAATCATCAAAAGTGCGCTAAGGCACACAGTATATGTGTGAAATAGGCGGACTTTATTGTCGTTCTCTAAGATTGTGTTTTTAAAAGTAACACACACTCTTTGTAGGTGTGTATACGTGTTTATGTGAAACATCTATAatgcatgtatattttaataagtaaCATTTTTCCAGTAGTTCCGAAAGAAGACATAACGCTAGAGTCAAACATCGTGTAAGTAACTGAAATCAATATGATATGATTGATACACAATAACACGCGTGTTCAAGTCATGGGCCAATATTATTTTGTAAGGCGTAATGTCAAgtatatttaacacaaaaaaacTTCAGTTTTAAAACATTTGATGTCGCATACAATCAGCAATATCCATGGAATTAATGGTTTTCTTTGTCTTCTATAATTAGCACGATACCTGATGACAgtatatattcctttgcaaaagaTACAGGTAAGATCTTATGTTTACTCGCGTTTAGGTTAGAGGAACAAATGGAGATTAGCTTGATTAAgtcaattcatattttgtttattaatgacATAGACAATAGATACGAATATAGCTCGCTTGTTTTCCTTTAATTATACGTCATTTTATATGATTGGTTCACTTTCTTGTATGATCCTCTATGCTCAAAACAATAAACCGCACGTAACGATCGTAATAATTCAGGCTTAGAAACGGGGTAATGCGTGTTCTTATGTTATGGAGCGCTATTCCGCTCGGTTATATTATATTTACGATTTAACAATCTTAACAAGAAGGCAAGCTGTTCGTTAGAAGTTTTACACATTAGTCCTGGATTTGTCCTTAAATACCACCATGGGATTCCCAAAATAACCTATTTATTGACAAAAAGAATATCAGTAAAACGGCTAGTTGCTGGTAGACCACCCAGCTACCTGATGCTGTCCATGTATGTATGAATTTTGTGGAAACAATTAAAATCTGAGGGACAATAACATCCTGAAATCTCACGGGAGAGTAACCACATTCTATATGCGTATATCATTATCGGATCATTAGTTTCTGAAATCTGAAAATAGGCACATGTCTGCTTAATAGGGATCCTGACGAATCATACAATTCGGATTATTAGTACCAGAGGTCAAACGCACCTATGTAATAGTATTCAAAGGGCAATTATTTCATCACATTCGGATAAGTAGTTCATCAGATTGCACGCGGTAAAGAAATATCCTTTCGAAAttgacatatttatatttaaataaccaTAACGTCTTGAAAATTAATATTGCCAGGACAAGGATGCGCATGTATACCCTATATTGAAGCTGCATTCAAAATTTAGCTAAATTCGGACTAAAAGTGTATGATGGTATAATGTACAGTAATATAAATCTCTGGACccttttcttaatttaaaatcaCTATGACAAGATTAGTTTTGCTAAATGTTTCAAATCGCCTGCCTTGttcttacatatatatttaagacATAATAATGTGTGATAAAATGCAGTAGACATTATAAAAATCAAAGTGAATTACAAATGTAAAAGTATGTCTTATGCAAGCGAAAGAAGAACGTGACcaaattttgtaaaacattttatcTTTCAGAATGCAATTCACAATTGGCAAGGTAACGTGTATTGAGTATATTAACGTTTAATAATACTGATGTATAGATGAATTTATGTCTTGTCTTAATATTGTATGCTGTAAGTTTTAAGTCAAGTAACTAATTAAATGCATGTTCTGTCCAGCGATCTACGTCGTGCTGAGGATGATGAGTGTCGCATTCAACAACTGGAAGACGACGATCCAACATACAGTAGCACCAACGAAACCTTATCGAAAAGTCAACGTATGTTGTCAAGTGTTTAAGTTCAATAGATGCATGCTTTATTATAGAACATATTAAATGTCGTTTCACATAGGGCACCCGCTTGCAATTACTATATGTATTTAGTCCATAACATGTATGTGATATTGTTACGTGTTGAAACTATTGTTCTAAATTACTTTAAGGTGCATCAGCAAGGCCTGACATGTAAGTACGGAtatgattgttgaataaataattcaataaGGTGATAAATCGATGCCTtcattttggcatgtattttgTAAGGTGATTGTGACTTTACTGCTATTCGTGTTGGTTAGTGTATTAAAGTGTCATTTTGTGATAATTCTGAGTTTAATATTGATTACATACCCGAACAAACTATAAATATATCCCAATATGAGTCTGTAACATGAGTTTGCAAAAATGTTGATATGACTGAAAAGTATTGTAATGTACTAAAACATGTTTGTAACAATATTAATCTCTCAGAGAAAATTGTTAAAAACACTAAATACATGAACGTATGTAATTCATGTGTATACAACGGTCTACAATGGGGATGTACACACCTAGAAAATCGTATTATATACACTTCTTTATCAATGCTGGTCAGTATGCAATGCCCGTGTttgttatttcacatgtacaGCGCAGCGTGTGTCCCTCCTTCAACATTGAAAGTGGACGGAGAGTATTCATACAGTGTGGTTAACAAATGTAAGATTTTTAGAAACACGTTTCGTTTCCTTTTATGTCCGTCTAAAATTATACTAACATATATATCCAACGCAAAGTTTGGAATCGATATAAATGCTCACTGTTGACATACTTTGGTTGAAAATGTAAACCTATTATACAACTAAAATAATGTTGTACTGTTGCATTCCAAATGTCTTTCTTTCTGCTCTTTGTACATgtcatgaaacaattttttgttcaatttattcAAGACTGTTCCATATTTAACTGTTTATTTGCAGTAAGCAAGAAACCAGACATTTCAAAGTAAGTATTCGATGGAAACGAgcaatttgattatttatcaattttgCTTGGTATGATATTAACGGTGTTTTATACTTCCTACCACAAATACTGAGGTCACATTTTAGATACAGGTTTTCTCGCATTTGTTTTGCTACAAACGAAACCGTCGAACAAAGCTTTTTTGTCCAcctcatatatttacatacatgttgaTTTAATTGCTAGTTTCATATGTTGGTGCATGAAGAATGGCTAAAAGACTTTTTGATTGTATGCAACTGTTAAACATTCTAACAAAGACATGACGCATGTCTTGACAATAAGTTGAtggaaattaattttgttcaaactttCATTTCATATCATAATGAACTGAGATACACAAACACATCCAAGTGATAATCATATATTGTCATGACAATGCAAAGCTGGCAATTTAGTCACACGCAGCTCTGGAATACC is a window of Dreissena polymorpha isolate Duluth1 unplaced genomic scaffold, UMN_Dpol_1.0 chrUn145, whole genome shotgun sequence DNA encoding:
- the LOC127864148 gene encoding uncharacterized protein LOC127864148, giving the protein MALFIFRKKLCSICGQNNVVPKEDITLESNIVTIPDDSIYSFAKDTECNSQLASDLRRAEDDECRIQQLEDDDPTYSSTNETLSKSQRASARPDIAACVPPSTLKVDGEYSYSVVNKCKIFRNTFRFLLCPSKIILTYISNAKFGIDINAHC